The Caloramator mitchellensis genome contains a region encoding:
- a CDS encoding GspE/PulE family protein, whose amino-acid sequence MQIKKRLGEFLVETGLITPEQLQKALMLQKSSGKKLGEILVEQGFITEDQIIEVLEFQLGIPHVKLDRFPIEQDAIKLVSENIAKRHTLLPIKIEHDKLYVAMADPLNIFAIEDVQIYSGKNVQPAIAKSEDIKKQIDKYYGKQEALKAAEEFKKENKFFRLDRNKQSKEQDDSASAPIVKLVNSVFEQAIIQRASDIHIEPFEEEIIIKFRIDGILYEIMKTEVELHAPLVARIKVLGNMDIAEKRIPQDGRTSYNYFDREYDMRISTLPTVYGEKVVIRIADKKAFLKEKKDLGFLKQDLDRYDKIISSPHGIILVSGPTGSGKSTTLYTILRELNTGTKNIITVEDPVESTIKGVNQVEINQKAGLTFATALRSILRQDPDIIMIGEIRDKETAEIAVRAAITGHLVLSTIHTNDAPSAVTRLVDMGIENFLISSSLVGVIAQRLVRKICPHCKEEYVPDEAEVKALGFDASEIDKLYKGKGCVYCGNKGYIGRTGIYEILIVDKNLRNYILKSASSDELKDLALQNGMLTLKQSCAQKVKKGETTFEEFLRVTYSME is encoded by the coding sequence ATGCAAATAAAAAAGAGACTTGGTGAATTTTTGGTCGAAACTGGATTGATAACTCCGGAACAATTGCAAAAAGCTCTTATGCTTCAAAAAAGTAGTGGTAAAAAATTAGGAGAAATACTCGTAGAGCAGGGATTTATTACAGAGGATCAAATTATCGAGGTCCTGGAATTTCAACTTGGCATTCCTCATGTAAAATTAGATAGATTTCCAATCGAACAGGATGCTATTAAACTTGTTTCAGAAAACATAGCTAAAAGGCATACACTTCTACCAATAAAAATTGAACACGATAAATTATATGTTGCCATGGCTGATCCTTTGAACATTTTTGCAATAGAGGACGTCCAAATTTATAGTGGAAAAAATGTTCAACCAGCAATTGCAAAATCTGAGGACATAAAAAAACAAATAGATAAATATTATGGCAAACAGGAAGCTTTAAAGGCAGCTGAAGAATTTAAGAAAGAAAATAAGTTTTTTAGGCTTGATAGAAATAAACAGTCAAAAGAGCAGGATGATTCTGCTTCTGCACCTATAGTAAAGCTTGTAAATTCAGTTTTTGAACAAGCTATAATTCAAAGAGCAAGCGATATACATATCGAACCATTTGAAGAGGAAATAATTATTAAATTCAGAATAGACGGTATTTTATACGAAATTATGAAGACTGAAGTTGAACTTCATGCTCCGCTTGTTGCAAGAATAAAAGTTCTTGGAAATATGGATATTGCTGAAAAAAGAATACCTCAGGATGGTAGAACATCATATAATTATTTTGATAGAGAATATGATATGAGAATATCTACACTTCCAACGGTATATGGTGAAAAAGTTGTAATAAGAATAGCTGATAAAAAGGCTTTTCTTAAGGAGAAGAAGGATTTGGGATTTCTAAAACAGGATTTAGATAGATATGATAAAATTATTTCATCACCGCATGGAATCATTCTTGTTAGCGGTCCTACTGGAAGCGGTAAGTCGACAACGCTATATACAATTTTAAGAGAATTAAATACCGGAACAAAAAATATAATTACAGTAGAGGACCCGGTTGAGAGCACGATAAAGGGTGTTAATCAGGTTGAAATAAATCAAAAGGCTGGATTGACTTTTGCTACAGCTTTAAGGTCAATTTTAAGACAGGACCCTGATATAATAATGATAGGTGAGATCAGAGATAAGGAAACGGCAGAGATTGCTGTAAGAGCAGCAATAACAGGGCATCTGGTTTTATCTACAATACACACCAATGATGCTCCAAGCGCTGTAACAAGACTTGTTGATATGGGCATTGAAAACTTTTTAATAAGCTCTTCACTTGTAGGGGTTATAGCACAAAGACTTGTTAGAAAAATTTGTCCGCACTGTAAGGAAGAATATGTTCCTGATGAAGCTGAAGTTAAGGCATTAGGCTTTGACGCTAGTGAAATAGACAAGCTATATAAAGGTAAGGGCTGTGTTTACTGCGGCAATAAAGGATATATAGGAAGAACTGGAATATATGAAATATTAATTGTCGACAAAAACTTAAGAAACTATATATTAAAAAGTGCCAGCAGCGATGAATTGAAGGATTTGGCGTTACAAAATGGAATGTTAACTTTAAAACAAAGCTGTGCCCAAAAGGTAAAAAAAGGAGAAACAACATTTGAGGAATTTTTAAGGGTTACCTATAGTATGGAATAA
- a CDS encoding type II secretion system F family protein, which translates to MAEFVYEAINKNGKKVKGNVVAPDVQSALRQLKEKELYIVSIDEKSLLQKDVQINLFKKVSSKDLSLFCRQIATLLQAGLNILTCLNVARKQMTNKTLAKAINTLYEDVEKGVTLSDSMRNFNNVFPTILINMVEAGEVSGSLDNSFEKMAIHFEKEMKLKQKVTNALMYPAIVLVVSFIVLILLLIFVIPTFVGLFNDLGVELPPTTRFILSTSSFLKNNYMLLIALIILFTILINYYKKTPTGSILFSKTRLKVPVAGNITLNASIARFSRTLSTLINAGVPLVSAIDTTKKLLGNVYIEEQFERVAERVKGGEGLSRPIEDLGIFPTLVPIMIETGEESGTLEEMLSKLADYYENEVENSVSRLTAIFEPVMIVFLALIVGFMLASIILPMFKLYGNMNLG; encoded by the coding sequence ATGGCTGAGTTTGTTTATGAAGCGATAAATAAGAATGGGAAAAAGGTAAAGGGGAACGTTGTAGCACCTGATGTTCAATCAGCATTACGACAACTGAAGGAAAAGGAACTATATATAGTAAGCATCGATGAAAAAAGTCTTTTGCAAAAAGATGTTCAGATAAATTTATTTAAAAAAGTATCTTCAAAGGATTTATCTTTGTTTTGCAGGCAAATAGCAACTTTGCTGCAAGCAGGTTTAAACATATTAACCTGCCTTAATGTTGCAAGAAAACAAATGACAAACAAGACACTTGCAAAAGCAATAAATACACTCTATGAAGATGTAGAAAAGGGTGTTACTCTTTCGGATTCGATGAGGAATTTTAACAATGTATTTCCCACCATATTGATTAATATGGTGGAGGCTGGAGAAGTCAGCGGTTCCTTGGATAATTCATTTGAAAAGATGGCAATTCATTTTGAAAAGGAAATGAAGCTAAAGCAGAAGGTGACAAATGCTTTGATGTATCCAGCGATTGTCCTTGTTGTATCCTTTATAGTTTTAATTCTTCTGTTGATTTTTGTAATTCCAACATTTGTTGGGCTTTTTAATGACTTAGGGGTAGAACTACCGCCAACTACAAGGTTTATACTGTCAACAAGTTCTTTCTTAAAAAATAATTATATGTTATTAATTGCTTTAATTATATTGTTTACAATTTTAATTAATTATTATAAAAAAACCCCGACAGGAAGCATATTATTTTCAAAGACAAGGTTAAAAGTCCCTGTTGCAGGAAATATAACTCTTAATGCTTCTATTGCGAGGTTTTCAAGGACTCTTTCCACGTTGATAAATGCAGGCGTTCCATTAGTATCTGCAATAGACACTACAAAAAAACTTTTAGGAAACGTCTATATAGAAGAGCAGTTTGAAAGAGTTGCTGAAAGGGTAAAAGGAGGTGAAGGGTTAAGTAGACCGATTGAAGATTTAGGCATTTTCCCAACTCTTGTTCCAATAATGATTGAAACTGGGGAAGAGAGTGGAACTCTAGAGGAAATGCTCTCTAAACTTGCAGATTATTATGAAAATGAAGTAGAAAATTCTGTATCAAGATTAACAGCAATATTTGAACCAGTAATGATTGTATTTTTAGCGCTTATTGTAGGCTTTATGCTTGCTTCAATCATATTGCCTATGTTTAAACTCTATGGAAACATGAATTTAGGATAG
- a CDS encoding type II secretion system protein, with protein sequence MEKRNKKKGFTLIEMVVVMAIIAILAAVAVPQAMKQINNAKKTADIAAAKEIASALMQGMAEGNTLTTNTTSNLPTWITNYTSYDQNSKTKKEGEVFQYNYNGTELKIFSNNKELYPDSSKY encoded by the coding sequence ATGGAAAAGAGAAATAAGAAGAAAGGTTTTACGTTGATTGAAATGGTTGTTGTAATGGCAATAATAGCTATTTTAGCTGCAGTTGCAGTTCCACAGGCGATGAAACAAATAAACAATGCTAAGAAGACGGCAGATATTGCAGCAGCAAAGGAAATAGCTTCTGCACTGATGCAAGGAATGGCAGAAGGAAATACATTAACTACAAATACTACTTCTAATTTACCAACATGGATTACTAACTACACAAGCTATGATCAAAATTCAAAAACAAAGAAAGAAGGAGAAGTTTTTCAATACAATTATAATGGAACTGAGTTAAAGATATTTTCTAATAATAAGGAACTATATCCTGATTCATCCAAATATTAA
- a CDS encoding prepilin-type N-terminal cleavage/methylation domain-containing protein — protein sequence MKKGFTLVEIIIVLAILGILIAITNINFVRLSQKSKLDSAANDIAAMVKEVYEKSNNEMDYTKWKIEIKRGSSNYNISIINNGQVVRSIELQNAIMEFNDGNVNLSVDTVNLINFASNGNIVFKNNALNNEFINFNIKLTNSSNSEIYKTIEIKSTPPGYVIIK from the coding sequence ATGAAAAAAGGGTTTACGCTTGTTGAAATTATAATCGTCCTTGCAATACTGGGAATATTGATTGCGATTACAAATATAAATTTCGTAAGATTGAGTCAGAAGTCAAAATTAGATAGTGCTGCTAACGATATAGCTGCAATGGTTAAAGAAGTCTATGAGAAGAGCAATAACGAGATGGATTATACTAAATGGAAAATAGAAATAAAAAGAGGTAGTTCAAATTATAATATATCGATAATAAACAATGGACAAGTTGTTAGAAGTATTGAATTACAAAATGCAATCATGGAATTTAACGATGGAAATGTAAATTTGTCTGTTGATACGGTGAATTTGATTAATTTTGCTTCAAATGGAAACATTGTCTTTAAAAATAACGCACTTAATAATGAATTTATCAATTTCAATATAAAATTAACAAACAGTAGTAATTCTGAAATTTATAAGACAATAGAAATTAAGTCAACTCCACCAGGCTATGTAATAATCAAATAG
- a CDS encoding type II secretion system protein: MKEKGFTLIEIMVVSIILLILLGIGYDFLIRNTKLLTEEKQKAYIESQVKSFLDFTTSSLQTSFQEEIKIIDENSFEKLIIIVPKENSTLDYSGNGNHIKIYFDSSTKSLIIEKDNIPNQILSGYVENFRIKIEGNFLSINFDVDYKIRNYKRTYSLNYNIRK, translated from the coding sequence ATGAAGGAAAAAGGATTTACTTTGATTGAGATAATGGTTGTTTCTATAATATTATTAATATTATTAGGTATAGGATATGATTTTTTAATTCGAAATACAAAACTTTTGACGGAAGAAAAGCAAAAAGCATATATTGAATCTCAAGTAAAAAGTTTTTTGGATTTTACTACTTCTTCGCTTCAGACGTCTTTTCAGGAAGAAATAAAAATAATAGATGAAAATTCATTTGAAAAATTAATAATAATCGTTCCAAAAGAAAACAGCACATTAGATTATTCAGGAAATGGAAATCATATTAAAATATACTTTGATTCATCAACTAAGTCATTGATAATCGAAAAGGATAATATTCCAAACCAAATATTATCCGGATATGTGGAGAATTTTAGAATTAAAATTGAAGGTAATTTTTTAAGTATAAATTTTGATGTCGATTATAAAATTAGAAATTATAAAAGGACTTATTCGTTGAATTATAACATTAGAAAATGA
- the pilM gene encoding type IV pilus biogenesis protein PilM — protein MFNTLCIELSNNYIKIVEGKKGKKITVERVEQIDLKSGSSYIADNLDEDEIYEKLNKFFVENNLKRRSANIILSGISNLLVREMTLPTVPEEKMYNLLKIESAQYFPVNLDKYLLDYKVINKFKAEKVSKQNLLVFAIPRQIIEKVISISQKLKLKINKIDIEQNVLSKMIAFKKLENDTSNMIVSIQRSFITCVVVKNGIIQISKTFPYDLIDFYENRNNQEFIPDAYAIKDAIDNITKLIEFYATKERSQISNIYITGELSKYFNFSLHIQQNTGANTSILEKIENIEVKKEIEGNNYLVPLAGLL, from the coding sequence ATGTTTAATACCTTATGTATAGAATTAAGCAACAATTATATAAAAATAGTAGAAGGCAAAAAAGGCAAGAAAATTACTGTTGAGAGAGTTGAACAGATTGATTTGAAATCAGGTTCAAGCTACATTGCTGACAACTTGGATGAAGATGAAATATATGAGAAGCTAAACAAATTTTTTGTAGAAAATAATTTAAAAAGAAGAAGTGCAAACATAATTTTATCAGGTATTTCAAATTTATTGGTAAGAGAAATGACTTTACCAACAGTTCCAGAAGAAAAAATGTATAATCTACTAAAAATAGAATCGGCGCAATATTTTCCTGTAAATCTTGACAAGTATTTGCTCGATTACAAGGTTATAAATAAATTTAAGGCCGAAAAGGTAAGTAAGCAAAACTTATTAGTGTTCGCAATACCAAGACAAATAATCGAAAAGGTAATTAGTATTTCACAAAAATTAAAATTGAAAATAAATAAAATTGATATAGAACAAAATGTGCTATCAAAGATGATTGCTTTTAAGAAATTGGAAAATGATACAAGCAACATGATTGTTAGTATACAAAGAAGTTTTATAACCTGTGTTGTTGTTAAGAATGGCATAATTCAAATCTCCAAAACATTTCCCTATGATTTGATTGATTTTTATGAGAATAGAAACAATCAGGAATTTATTCCAGATGCCTATGCAATAAAAGACGCAATTGATAATATAACTAAATTGATAGAATTTTATGCAACAAAGGAAAGAAGCCAAATATCAAATATTTATATTACCGGGGAATTGTCAAAATATTTTAATTTTAGCCTACACATCCAACAGAATACAGGAGCCAATACAAGTATACTTGAAAAAATTGAAAATATAGAAGTAAAAAAAGAAATAGAAGGAAACAACTATCTTGTTCCATTAGCAGGCCTACTATAG
- a CDS encoding PilN domain-containing protein produces MFENLLNKNKDIDFLKAYYLSNKKSEFDFKKILYFIAVELAVFIIISSVLLYKATYYKIQNENLSRKIGELQKIEKQLNEFQAIKTLYEKKLSINNKVTEDNDYINNAIVELEQITPSEVIYENINISKGKIMFIIKSSKEENIAQFLNNLQNSDKFSNISFNGISNQNNIKRTSISADIVRK; encoded by the coding sequence ATGTTTGAAAATTTACTAAATAAGAATAAAGATATTGATTTTTTGAAGGCTTATTATCTTTCAAATAAAAAAAGTGAGTTTGATTTCAAGAAAATATTATATTTTATTGCCGTTGAATTAGCAGTTTTTATTATCATATCTTCGGTTTTATTGTATAAAGCCACATATTATAAAATACAAAATGAAAATTTGTCAAGGAAGATTGGGGAATTACAGAAAATAGAAAAGCAACTAAATGAGTTCCAAGCAATTAAGACTTTATATGAAAAAAAACTTTCTATTAATAATAAAGTAACAGAGGATAACGACTATATAAACAATGCAATAGTAGAACTTGAGCAGATAACACCTTCAGAAGTTATTTATGAAAACATTAATATATCAAAAGGAAAAATTATGTTTATTATCAAATCATCTAAGGAAGAAAATATTGCTCAGTTTTTAAACAACCTGCAAAATTCAGATAAGTTTAGCAATATTAGCTTTAATGGTATATCAAATCAAAACAATATAAAAAGAACATCAATTTCAGCTGATATAGTAAGGAAGTGA
- a CDS encoding type II secretion system protein, translated as MNPIKARGYTLIEILVAFAIMGLLLAPVNGVFNMIIKTNDISKNKTEVANVINYAFESYLNFKSSGQQPGNLPTNYLGYDIEYDFNTKSQYDLAGIRYDDYDAIIEINNEIANINYNNNSYNVNLTSSIIKLIITKDDLGLKYEILSDKAIQLFSLNVSNPKYVILIYINAPYEIVIDGIYEGNDIYYKNLTVKYITNQQNFNLISIYPTVYFEKNPYIASNVNQEIKLLTITIKKNGKIIDSKTFDITNRIQGE; from the coding sequence GTGAATCCTATAAAAGCTAGGGGATATACTCTAATTGAAATACTTGTGGCATTTGCAATAATGGGATTGTTGCTTGCACCAGTTAATGGAGTATTTAATATGATAATTAAAACAAATGATATTTCAAAGAATAAAACTGAAGTTGCTAATGTAATTAACTATGCTTTTGAATCATATTTAAACTTCAAATCATCGGGGCAGCAACCGGGCAATCTTCCAACTAATTATTTAGGATATGATATAGAGTATGATTTTAATACAAAATCACAATACGATTTGGCTGGGATAAGATATGATGATTATGATGCAATAATCGAAATCAATAATGAAATTGCAAATATAAACTATAACAATAATTCCTATAATGTCAACTTAACTTCAAGTATAATTAAATTAATAATAACAAAAGATGACTTAGGGCTTAAATATGAAATTCTTTCAGACAAAGCTATTCAACTTTTTTCGTTAAATGTTAGCAATCCCAAGTATGTGATTTTAATTTATATTAATGCACCTTATGAAATTGTAATCGATGGAATTTATGAAGGGAACGATATTTATTATAAAAATCTCACTGTAAAATATATAACTAACCAACAAAATTTCAATTTAATATCAATTTACCCGACAGTTTACTTTGAGAAAAATCCATATATTGCTTCTAACGTCAATCAGGAGATTAAACTATTAACTATAACAATTAAAAAGAATGGAAAAATAATCGATAGTAAAACATTTGATATAACAAATAGAATTCAAGGCGAGTGA
- a CDS encoding pilus assembly PilX N-terminal domain-containing protein, with amino-acid sequence MKRKGSAIIFVVLILSVLFTLSVGIMEISLASLRQSSNYYSRNLAFYYSDVGMEKVLFYIDKIADEARKQANDVCFDSSGGPNLNDIEINSKYTSYMKGELSKEDYEAYMRERFIKEFNTRIVDFFDNRLEISSTIIKNENGNINDVQISNKRWNDWYNFIINELNDPDVSQKVTLSFYILNDILKLNNIDEDFKKLIPMNFDKSQFEDLNKDKKGYLKETIFLKVQLKDNNIKRFLLTTIELNPFGVDYNSINLSNKKIKKGYNGVLDYALIAGKNLFVVNGNNDFIVNGDIYARGTGNKLSELKSFENYGGILIGTDNDTKQNLTSSKASVNTLLGTENINTARGKMILNGNAYLGDLSIVDGATEVNDKYVLNSGFIRVINQDSQLNINGDIYCHSIVTDDTAEGASINITGNAYIADNVSIYGTDSKIKIDKDLIAFETADGNAYLETNENNTYTSDTNNSNYTGSSSIVINDDTGSIEIGKNIVLFGTAYVADFKKKDDQNKSYRTLETAAINPNFIAYNYLIDEIQIGNNILKWKTDGTSDYDTYILQNEESTEVSMFNTDKSANGLSFFDRTLGFILHYLVGQKIYPEIYDYQYNLATNENGGSIIKMNNIKVSNSGETSYFPFLLSADGKLYSMENIYNKYSSIDSNAPEEQKNYAEDLQIIKNELNNTFKVFGTEGDIPNPANIKANLIRDIVIPTKKQVVNKLLFKDKGLDSTKFEDYLDFENTPNIEIVDKNNKIFIKVTSDDIEIDLAKYKYNADNLDLDQYQVLIVSKKNITIKNSSTDSKTIKGNIIAGENVIVEGGNIDLSADIGTSLKLMNYFNAGENYDDCLKLYRFFAKGTLPTKIYEKDIYTGFKETVKSNIKVLKKRQILIK; translated from the coding sequence ATGAAAAGAAAAGGTTCTGCAATTATTTTTGTTGTTTTAATTTTATCTGTTTTATTTACATTAAGCGTTGGTATTATGGAGATTAGCTTAGCATCATTAAGACAAAGTTCAAATTATTACAGCAGAAATCTAGCATTTTACTATTCAGATGTAGGAATGGAAAAAGTATTGTTTTACATCGATAAAATCGCTGACGAGGCAAGAAAGCAGGCAAACGATGTTTGCTTTGATTCGTCAGGTGGACCTAATTTAAACGATATTGAAATCAACTCAAAATATACTTCATATATGAAAGGTGAGTTATCAAAGGAAGATTATGAAGCATACATGAGGGAGAGATTTATAAAAGAATTTAATACAAGAATAGTGGACTTTTTTGATAATCGATTAGAAATTTCGTCAACCATAATAAAAAATGAAAATGGAAATATAAATGATGTCCAAATTTCAAATAAAAGATGGAATGATTGGTATAATTTTATTATAAATGAACTTAACGACCCAGATGTTTCACAAAAAGTTACTCTTTCATTTTATATTTTAAATGATATACTAAAACTAAATAATATAGACGAGGATTTTAAGAAACTTATTCCAATGAATTTTGACAAGTCACAGTTTGAGGATTTAAATAAAGACAAAAAGGGCTATTTGAAGGAAACTATTTTTCTGAAGGTGCAATTGAAGGATAACAATATTAAAAGATTTTTATTAACAACAATTGAATTAAACCCTTTTGGAGTAGACTACAATAGTATAAATTTGAGCAATAAAAAGATTAAAAAAGGATATAATGGTGTTTTAGATTATGCACTTATCGCAGGCAAAAATTTATTTGTGGTAAATGGAAATAATGATTTCATTGTTAATGGAGATATATATGCAAGAGGAACAGGAAATAAATTAAGTGAGCTAAAGAGCTTTGAAAATTATGGAGGAATACTAATTGGAACAGATAATGATACTAAGCAAAATTTAACGAGTAGCAAAGCATCTGTAAATACATTATTAGGAACAGAAAATATTAACACAGCAAGAGGTAAAATGATTTTAAATGGCAATGCATATTTAGGGGATTTAAGCATTGTTGATGGTGCAACTGAAGTAAATGATAAATATGTTTTAAACAGCGGATTTATAAGAGTAATAAACCAGGATTCGCAATTAAATATAAATGGTGATATATATTGCCATTCAATTGTAACCGATGATACGGCTGAAGGGGCTAGCATTAATATAACAGGGAATGCTTATATAGCTGACAATGTTTCTATATATGGGACCGATAGCAAGATTAAAATAGACAAAGATTTAATTGCCTTTGAAACTGCAGATGGAAACGCCTATTTGGAAACTAATGAAAACAATACATATACAAGTGACACTAATAACTCAAACTATACAGGTTCATCATCTATTGTAATAAATGACGACACAGGAAGTATAGAAATTGGCAAAAATATAGTTTTATTTGGAACTGCATATGTTGCAGACTTTAAAAAAAAGGACGACCAAAACAAATCTTATAGAACCCTTGAAACTGCAGCTATTAACCCAAATTTTATTGCATATAATTATCTAATTGATGAAATTCAAATTGGAAACAATATTTTAAAATGGAAAACTGATGGAACATCGGACTATGATACTTATATATTACAGAATGAGGAGTCAACTGAAGTAAGCATGTTCAATACAGATAAATCAGCTAATGGATTGAGCTTTTTTGATAGAACTTTAGGATTTATACTGCATTATCTTGTAGGACAAAAAATATATCCTGAAATTTACGATTATCAATACAATCTGGCAACAAATGAAAATGGTGGTTCAATTATTAAAATGAATAATATTAAAGTTTCAAATTCAGGTGAGACAAGCTACTTCCCATTCTTACTAAGCGCAGATGGCAAGCTTTATTCAATGGAGAATATTTATAATAAATATTCAAGCATTGACAGTAATGCACCTGAAGAACAAAAAAATTATGCCGAAGATTTGCAAATAATAAAAAATGAACTAAATAATACATTTAAGGTTTTCGGCACGGAGGGGGACATCCCTAATCCAGCTAATATTAAAGCAAACTTAATAAGAGATATTGTAATACCAACAAAAAAGCAAGTTGTTAATAAGTTGCTATTTAAAGATAAAGGATTAGATAGCACAAAATTTGAGGATTACTTGGATTTTGAGAATACACCAAATATTGAGATTGTTGATAAAAACAACAAAATCTTTATTAAAGTAACAAGTGATGATATTGAAATTGATCTTGCAAAATATAAATATAACGCTGACAATTTAGACCTTGACCAATATCAGGTTTTAATTGTTAGCAAAAAGAATATCACAATAAAAAACTCTTCAACTGACAGTAAAACAATAAAAGGAAACATTATAGCAGGAGAAAATGTAATTGTTGAAGGAGGAAATATCGATTTGTCGGCAGATATAGGAACTTCATTGAAATTAATGAATTACTTTAATGCGGGCGAAAACTATGATGATTGCCTTAAGCTTTACAGATTTTTTGCAAAAGGGACTTTACCTACAAAAATTTATGAAAAGGACATATATACAGGATTTAAGGAAACTGTTAAATCGAATATCAAAGTTCTTAAAAAACGTCAAATTTTAATTAAATAG